One stretch of Psilocybe cubensis strain MGC-MH-2018 chromosome 6, whole genome shotgun sequence DNA includes these proteins:
- a CDS encoding Programmed cell death protein 2, which yields MAGELYNHCIVCEAPGVQQCSSCKTARYCSKEHQKQDWRAHKEYCLQVKAAGDQTFTAILFPVNERRPRLVKIPFEDVIDEEDGISWQKLQRNVWFKHPDSFVKADYFNNMGINGPDLGRTLCFFYDDNSIINRLPLNRCIVNMTGGKAGHVWCGNIFGLRSKDHTYFNEYNDAVLEEDLEPFVAYFDQYNKVRPDHMDPVLWAKMHPGA from the exons ATGGCTGGAGAACTTTATAATCATTGCATTGTTTGCGAAGCTCCTGGGGTACAACAATGTTCAAGTTGCAAAACAGCAAGGTATTGCAGCAAGGAGCATCAAAAACAG GATTGGCGTGCGCATAAGGAGTACTGTCTCCAGGTCAAAGCAGCCGGAGACCAAACGTTCACTGCCATTCTGTTTCCTGTTAATGAACGGAGACCGCGTCTTGTTAAGATTCCCTTCGAGGATGTTatagatgaggaggatggaaTCTCTTGGCAAAAGCTTCAGCGCAATGTTTGGTTCAAACACCCAGATTCGTTTGTCAAGGCCGACTATTTTAACAATATGGGGATCAACGGGCCAGATCTTGGACGCactctttgctttttttaCGATGACAACTCTATAATCAACAGACTCCCTCTAAACCGGTGCATTGTGAACATGACAGGGGGTAAAGCTGGGCACGTGTGGTGTGGAAATATTTTTGGGCTGCGCTCGAAGGACCATACTTATTTTAACGAATACAACGATGCAGTCTTGGAAGAAGACCTAGAACCATTTGTGGCATACTTTGACCAGTACAATAAAGTGAGGCCAGACCATATGGATCCTGTATTGTGGGCAAAAATGCATCCTGGGGCTTGA